One genomic window of Augochlora pura isolate Apur16 chromosome 5, APUR_v2.2.1, whole genome shotgun sequence includes the following:
- the LOC144470165 gene encoding uncharacterized protein LOC144470165 isoform X2, which produces MASALLGKCVGLSLPIVLLLLAYTCCYGFRIREHPSQMASNSAMVQEPSPHHRATCVSGSDTDSAIFTKCQDRASTAYAARKWHEDAASRILARRKPPVEVTSAEDDEEETAVRRERIARLPVGVVDHRETERENSEDDDDGAVVEVVDSEEIDVDSADHDDDDDDDDDDDRESEGDNDEDEDEDEERSEKRKWKPNVYKRNRSAEESGFRNKEARSFKEPKKSSAIDEDDDKEQEIDEESESEDDDEDDEEIEEKVVTAPPVKLEKVRYADKDRSVESPSTVKPKVEIKPQAPKREEPRKVEAVKKQADTAKRPTEVPAKSPETPKKVEPVKVTKPEVESTKPKATPKLEIKQDAAAVVPPSREKARESEGKDLVPARTEEKQKQPLKVKPKEQPPQPAKKKVETTVSPKVAPPKPAKTKRHDNDPIERTKVRGDAAFTLPELNDMLLRVPTFVPNFTAVENFECQQHGKIFLRQLRGRKLWALQMLDSSAKIPSGLLRGNMNQFGDFDECMGVMAHVKLNNATMKVQGKYCLANIDFYADDPDMRIPVNLLHGRSTFRGSMRDPGHLIPKGTTANWALCIPAACSADDAKHIVEQALDFYNSTIGIKFIVDVDPNMCYVKQKSESYSKETIGVLYFYAMIVCLAIIATVRDYLVVSEGKASYSERIIMAFSLRKNLKTLLKKGTSNFDISCIHGLRAIGAIIIYIAHKFVPLLAVPYVNRLDITHVVTKPFTSLVRASFIYTEWFLLFSGALTAYNMANEYTKRGEIRWICRLITRYIRLTPALLAVVFFYAFVMEHIGSGPLWNSIIVRNAELCKTNAWTNLLYIQNFLPMQETCATHTHQLALDMQLSLLAPLLVFLLQFKMILGILLLFFFVLLAATLRYVATTTHGLSLVFFHGITIKQLYRTGNLTYTRPLHRATSYVFGVGLGVLLHYTKRDVRMNKAIVVLGWLTSAALMLWSLLSPWHLAKMDYVYDAEEAANYGMLSPIASSIALCWSIYACHTNNGGIINRFLSHQWLLFMSRISYAFYMTQFAVFFFNVGSTRYASEFHVLKALDSIEITTVVIISIVLTLLLDLPMQEFKNVIMECTDMRAKVPIQDQPPEAQVEEKPKQLSEGDEVVDAASRGWMQNGTKPGNELLQDKETEYIKTLKGPSFQPENEPLESSRRYSASENGYRERRRSRSSQRNYRNSEPEEEELLRPQFEHEDAVSRRRRSMSRNFDSNRLQDSDEDEQYPRWQTQREDPRLYQRSESRGRSVIRDHEDYRSSEPASRDRSSSRGVDYKRLSGRSEDLDPAQRQTRSLSKSSDARRTYSSESDEELSQRRKLEQRQLPAEPRLSDEEDWENELRIRRKQFMERLSTQERDSLMEDEDVVSLRRRSSAEGRVALLKDPTADDNMDSWTVSVGSRVAHLGSSQERSEAEEDSAYRRRREYREQAPPPRDDSMNEEEVLWDASRRSHTSSSQMTSVEEDEDVATFNFVLTKDSKRMSVQDLSKLSQEEVDLSESGWNIVEKSSELQPTKGLYKRESIIKSQASEEDPEYLLPERPKLVQQDKEHPFKKAWQMQKSRSEEDRPYAVGVKEVKDQSKTDSKGPKGDGAPSIQRERSGEQSSEYEDVGSYDDDDDDESESVWLSRSRSTDTDENKTSSTKSEETASTDGRSRESSKTNSRSDTEEDSSRMNWPAEEGHFGVGRTTTRSKSEETDWAWKEEET; this is translated from the exons ATGGCTTCCGCCCTTCTGGGCAAGTGTGTCGGTTTGTCGCTGCCAATCGTACTGCTCCTGCTGGCCTACACCTGCTGCTATGGATTCCGAATACGGGAGCACCCGAGCCAAATGGCCTCGAACTCAGCGATGGTCCAGGAGCCGTCGCCGCATCACCGGGCCACCTGCGTATCGGGCTCGGACACGGACTCGGCCATCTTTACCAAGTGCCAAGACAGAGCCTCGACGGCGTACGCCGCCCGCAAATGGCACGAGGATGCCGCGTCGCGCATCCTCGCGAGACGGAAACCACCTGTCGAGGTGACGTCGGCCGAAGATGACGAGGAGGAGACGGCCGTTAGACGCGAAAGAATCGCACGGTTGCCGGTCGGGGTCGTTGATCATCGGGAGACCGAGCGTGAGAACTcggaggacgacgacgacggggctGTCGTCGAGGTCGTGGACAGCGAGGAGATAGACGTCGACTCGGCcgaccacgacgacgacgacgacgacgacgacgacgacgacagagAGTCGGAAGGGGAcaacgacgaagacgaagacgaagacgaggAACGGTCCGAGAAGAGGAAATGGAAACCAAACGTGTACAAAAGAAACAGGAGCGCGGAAGAATCAGGGTTTAGGAATAAAGAAGCTAGATCTTTCAAAGAACCGAAGAAATCGAGCGCTATCGATGAAGACGATGACAAGGAGCAAGAAATAGATGAGGAATCTGAAAGCGAAGACGACGATGAAGATGACGAGGAAATAGAAGAGAAAGTTGTCACTGCTCCCCCCGTGAAGTTGGAGAAAGTCAGATACGCGGACAAAGATAGGTCTGTCGAATCACCGTCGACGGTAAAGCCGAAAGTCGAAATTAAACCGCAAGCGCCGAAGAGGGAAGAGCCGCGGAAGGTAGAAGCGGTCAAGAAGCAAGCAGACACAGCGAAGAGGCCGACGGAGGTACCTGCAAAGTCGCCGGAGACTCCAAAGAAAGTCGAACCGGTAAAGGTAACGAAGCCCGAGGTCGAATCCACGAAGCCGAAAGCTACCCCGAAACTGGAAATCAAGCAGGACGCTGCCGCGGTGGTTCCACCGTCGAGGGAGAAGGCTCGGGAGAGCGAGGGCAAGGACCTTGTGCCGGCGAGAACGGAAGAAAAGCAAAAGCAGCCGCTGAAAGTGAAACCGAAAGAGCAGCCTCCGCAACCCGCGAAAAAGAAAGTGGAAACTACTGTTAGTCCGAAAGTTGCGCCGCCTAAGCCTGCGAAGACTAAACGACACGACA ACGATCCGATAGAAAGAACGAAAGTGCGCGGGGACGCTGCTTTCACGCTGCCCGAACTTAACGATATGCTGCTACGCGTGCCGACCTTCGTGCCAAATTTCACGGCCGTCGAGAATTTCGAGTGTCAGCAGCACGGCAAGATTTTCCTGAGACAGCTGAGGGGTCGGAAACTGTGGGCGCTGCAAA TGCTGGACTCGAGCGCGAAGATCCCATCCGGTTTGTTGCGGGGCAACATGAACCAATTCGGTGACTTCGACGAGTGTATGGGAGTAATGGCGCACGTGAAGTTGAACAACGCGACGATGAAGGTGCAAGGGAAATACTGTTTAGCGAATATTGACTTTTACGCCGACGATCCGGACATGAGGATTCCGGTCAACCTGCTGCACGGTCGTTCAACCTTCCGAGGAAGTATGCGAGAT CCGGGTCATCTAATTCCGAAAGGCACCACTGCGAATTGGGCATTATGTATACCAGCAGCCTGCTCGGCAGATGATGCCAAACACATAGTCGAACAGGCTCTCGACTTCTACAATTCTACCATAGGAATCAAATTCATAGTGGACGTGGATCCGAACATGTGTTACGTCAAACAGAAATCGGAAAGCTATTCGAAAGAGACGATCGGCGTTCT GTATTTCTACGCCATGATCGTCTGTTTGGCGATCATAGCAACCGTGAGGGACTACTTAGTGGTGTCTGAAGGGAAGG CAAGCTACTCTGAGAGAATAATAATGGCGTTTTCGTTACGAAAAAACTTGAAGACTTTATTGAAGAAAGGGACGAGCAATTTCGATATCAGTTGCATCCACGGTCTAAGGGCAATTGGCGCGATCATAATTTACATTGCTCACAAATTCGTACCACTGTTGGCGGTGCCGTACGTTAATCGACTCGATATTACACAC GTTGTAACTAAACCGTTCACTTCGCTCGTGAGAGCGTCGTTCATTTATACGGAATGGTTCCTGCTATTTAGCGGTGCGTTAACCGCTTACAACATGGCGAACGAGTATACGAAACGCGGAGAAATTCGCTGGATATGTCGCCTTATCACCAGATACATCAG GTTGACGCCAGCTTTGCTAGCAGTGGTCTTCTTCTACGCCTTCGTGATGGAACATATTGGTTCCGGGCCACTATGGAACAGCATCATAGTCCGGAATGCTGAGCTCTGCAAGACCAACGCGTGGACCAATTTGCTCTACATACAAAACTTCTTGCCCATGCAGGAAACC TGCGCGACTCACACGCATCAGCTAGCACTGGACATGCAACTGTCGCTGCTGGCGCCGCTCTTGGTCTTCTTATTGCAGTTCAAGATGATCCTCGGCATTCTCCTACTATTCTTCTTCGTGTTGCTCGCGGCTACTCTACGGTACGTGGCGACAACGACCCACGGACTTTCCCTAGTTTTCTTCCACGGCATAAC CATAAAGCAGCTGTATAGGACCGGTAATTTGACTTACACAAGGCCTTTGCACCGAGCAACGTCGTACGTGTTCGGTGTAGGGCTCGGCGTGCTGTTACACTATACCAAGAGGGACGTCAGGATGAACAAG GCGATAGTGGTCCTGGGATGGCTAACATCGGCGGCCTTGATGTTATGGTCGTTACTTTCACCTTGGCATCTGGCCAAGATGGATTATGTGTACGACGCTGAAGAGGCTGCCAATTATGGCATGCTCAGCCCGATTGCATCTTCCATCGCCCTCTGCTGGTCCATATACGCTTGCCATACGAATAATGgag GTATAATCAACAGATTCCTGTCACACCAGTGGCTACTTTTTATGAGCAGGATATCGTACGCGTTCTACATGACACAGTTCGCTGTGTTCTTTTTCAACGTGGGCAGCACGAGGTATGCGAGCGAGTTTCACGTTCTCAAAGCG CTCGACAGCATAGAGATAACAACTGTAGTGATCATCTCGATCGTGCTGACCCTGTTATTGGACCTGCCGATGCAGGAGTTCAAGAACGTGATAATGGAGTGCACGGACATGCGTGCGAAGGTTCCCATTCAGGATCAACCGCCGGAAGCCCAGGTGGAAGAAAAACCGAAGCAGTTGAGCGAAGGGGACGAGGTGGTTGACGCGGCCAGCCGGGGCTGGATGCAGAACGGCACGAAACCGGGCAACGAGTTGCTGCAGGACAAAGAAACGGAATACATAAAAACCTTGAAGGGACCATCGTTCCAGCCGGAAAACGAGCCATTAGAATCTAGCAGAAGGTACTCGGCGAGCGAGAACGGTTACAGAGAGCGGAGAAGGAGCAGGAGCAGCCAGAGAAACTACCGTAATTCTGAACCGGAAGAGGAGGAGCTGCTGAGGCCGCAGTTCGAGCACGAGGACGCTGTTTCGCGCCGCAGAAGATCGATGTCGCGGAATTTCGATAGCAATAGGCTGCAGGACAGCGACGAGGACGAGCAATACCCGCGATGGCAAACACAGAGGGAGGACCCTAGACTCTACCAGCGGTCCGAGTCTAGGGGAAGGTCGGTGATCAGGGACCACGAGGATTATCGCTCCTCGGAGCCGGCAAGCCGCGACCGCTCCTCTTCCCGAGGCGTCGACTATAAAAGGCTCTCCGGCCGATCGGAGGATCTCGATCCTGCTCAAAGACAAACAAGATCCTTGTCGAAGTCCTCGGACGCTAGGCGGACGTACTCCTCGGAGAGCGACGAGGAGCTCTCGCAGCGCAGGAAGCTCGAGCAGAGGCAGCTTCCAGCAGAGCCGAGACTCAGCGACGAGGAGGACTGGGAGAACGAGCTGAGGATACGTAGGAAACAATTCATGGAAAGACTGTCCACGCAGGAACGCGATTCCCTGATGGAAGACGAGGACGTAGTCTCCTTGAGGAGGAGGTCCTCCGCGGAGGGCAGGGTGGCTCTGCTGAAGGATCCCACGGCGGACGACAACATGGACTCTTGGACGGTCAGCGTTGGTTCCAGAGTCGCACACCTGGGCTCCTCGCAGGAACGCAGCGAGGCTGAGGAGGACAGCGCTTACAGAAGACGGAGGGAGTACCGAGAACAAGCGCCGCCGCCCAGGGACGACTCCATGAACGAGGAAGAGGTTCTCTGGGATGCCTCCAGAAGATCCCACACCAGCAGCAGCCAGATGACCTCCGTCGAAGAGGACGAGGATGTAGCTACTTTTAACTTTGTCCTTACTAAGGATAGCAAGAGGATGTCTGTGCAG GATCTGTCTAAGCTGTCGCAGGAAGAGGTAGACCTGTCCGAGTCCGGTTGGAACATCGTGGAGAAATCGTCAGAGTTACAGCCGACGAAGGGCCTCTACAAGAGGGAGTCAATAATAAAGAGCCAAGCCAGCGAGGAGGATCCAGAGTATCTTCTTCCGGAGAGGCCGAAGCTGGTGCAGCAGGACAAAGAGCATCCATTCAAGAAGGCTTGGCAGATGCAGAAGTCGAGGTCCGAGGAGGACAGACCGTACGCCGTGGGCGTCAAGGAGGTCAAAGATCAATCGAAGACCGATTCTAAGGGTCCAAAGGGCGACGGCGCGCCGAGCATACAGAGAGAGCGCAGCGGAGAACAAAGCTCCGAATACGAAGACGTTGGATcgtacgacgacgacgacgacgacgagtccGAATCGGTCTGGTTGTCCAGAAGCAGGAGCACCGACACCGACGAGAACAAGACTAGCTCGACGAAATCGGAGGAGACTGCGTCGACGGACGGGAGGAGCAGAGAGAGTAGCAAAACTAATTCGAGGTCGGACACCGAAGAGGACTCCTCGAGGATGAATTGGCCGGCCGAGGAGGGACATTTCGGTGTTGGTAGAACGACGACGAGAAGCAAATCGGAGGAGACCGACTGGGCttggaaagaggaagagacTTGA